agagaagtcactgcagtgggaagcccgcgcaccgtgacaaagagtagcccccgctcactgcaactagagaaagcccgcgcgcagcaatgaagacccaacacagccaaaaataaataaaatttttggaaaaaaaaaaaaaaaaggaatatttaacattttaatagatattgtAAATTGCCTTTCATAACAATTTTTTACCCAATTTGTTAATCTTGACAggcaaaaaaaatctcatttttagtttgaatttatttatgaAGGCTAGGtatcattttatatgtttatttgtcgATTGTATTTCTTCTGAACAGCCTTTTTATAGATTGTTGTTGTTGTCCTTATAGCCCTTATTCTGTTACAGTTATTCAGTTATTAAtacatgttgaaaatatttcctccaaGGCTATTGTCTTTTCAGTTATAGTATCTTTTGGTCTATGTAACTCTTACCAACCTAGCttgctttttaagaaattatcCATATATCATTATTTACTTTTCAGGACATTAAACATTCCCTTATATTACCATTTCTATTGTCTCCATATTATTTTTGTAGTGTACTTCTTAGATACTACTTCcagttttttccttcataaaCAACAGTATGATGGACATCCTTAAAGTATTAACTTAGATTATATCTAGGTATCCTTTGGATCCAtgcttagaagtggaattgcagtgattaaaaagtattaaaaaatttaaggcTTTTGGTACTTACTATGAAGTTGCCCTCTAGAAAAGCTGTATTAGTTCATTAGTTAGAAAACCTTAGGCTTTAAGAGTAATAACCCCAAAATTTAAACAGATGGATGCATGTTCTACTCCCCCCACATACTCATGCATTCCACTTTCTAGAGGTGTAACCACTGTTAATAGTCTATATATTCTTCCAAAACATGAACACACTACAAAGGATCCTAACAGTCAAGATGTTGCATGTTTCTTTGTTCACACTTgttccccttttctcctctcGGCCTGGGTAGAACTCATTAACCCTTTAATGTccgtctcctccctctttttccctCCAATTCTACTTTTGACCCTTAGAGTGAAGAGTTCTTGGATAAGTCTATGAATTCTCCCGTTTTCTGGAGCATCGTCTCTCCCCTGTcaggctccttgagggcagggactggtaAATACTAGACCACCTGTACTGTGCCTAGCATAGTCGGGCACTCAGGTCCCAGTAAAGACAACCTGAGTAAAGGCGACCAGGCCTGCATCAACTCTGACTCGGATGCTTCCTAGAGGTTCTCAAGTCTCCCTAGTTTTTACCTGAAGGGGTAGTTCCTCTTCCACCTGCACCTAGCAAGAGTTGGGGTGAGAACTGAGGTGCACAAGCATGGCTTCATGCTGACTGGCAGCTCTGCAAAAGGGTGGTAGGCTTGGGGTCCTGCTGTGTTTCAGCTCTtcgttagctgtgtgacctggagcaacTTTCCTGACCTGAGTGGCTTCCATCTCTGTGGTTGTGAAGATTAGTTAGGGTAAGGCATATAACGTACAGAGTGCTGTCTTGTCCACATGGTAAACACTCCATAAACATCGTCTACTGCTGCTACTGTATTGATCTGGACTTCTCAAAGAGGGCGTTTTGGTAGACCCCCCAACCATGTTTATATACCAAAGGCAACTAGAGCGCCGCACACCCCCCTTCCTGCAAGAGACTTCCCAGCACTGATGGAGCTTCTTTCAGCACAGACCTCCACTCTACTCCAACAATCAGCATGTTTAATGGGCCCCCCCTGTGGCACTGTCCCCTGACCCCTCTGAGGTTTGAATGCCATGGGCTCGGACTCGATACAAGCATGTGAAATGGGGGTGGCCCCAGTTGCTTAGAATCTGGATCTTCACCTTGGGAAAGGCAGTTGGGGGGTCATTCTGGGGAGACAAATGGATCATGCCAAGGCCCGGTCTCCCAAGGGCTGCCTTCCTCCCCAATCTTCCTTCACTGTGAGACAAACATACCTCTAGGTGGAAAGTCTGAATCTCAGATTTCTCCACATCGAAGGTGAATTTCCCCAAGAAAACTTCAGTCTCATCATCAACCTGGAGGCCCTAGTAAGTGAAGAACGAGTGGAGGAACAGTGAGGCacaggtggaggagggagagagtaaCTTTGTTTAGCACCTACTCTGTGTTCAGTATCTATGCatactctcatttattttttggtgttaGGATAGTATAGTGTGGAATGTGGGCTCAAAGAAATCAAGTTGCAAATTTTAATTCGGCCACTTGCACTTCATAGGTTGTTGTGTGGATGAAAGGATATATAATCCATGTAAAGTACTCCGCACAGAGCACTCAATAAACCGTAActaatatttgaatattataaCCTACAGCAGCCTTGAGAGGCAAGTGgtagtatctccattttatggatgagtgagcaaaggctcagtagtcTCAGTTTTCATGACTGCCTTGTGCTCTCTAGGCAAAAATCCCCCACCTCCTTGGCCTCAGCCCCACTTACATAGACTGCAAAGTCACGCGGGGCGCTCTTGGCTCCCCGGGTGTGTGCCACGCTGGGCGGTGGATGCTGCAGAGTGATGTCGCTCAGCTGCACACGACCCGGCAACTGGATCACCACCTGGCCCTGGTCGCCCTCAAAAGCCCAGCAATTCCCAGGGAACACATCTGGCTGCAGGCGGGCGGACAAACATACAGCCCATCAGAACCACAGGACAGGTTGACCCCATCATGGGCCCCGCCCagtcctccacccccagcccggTGTCCGCCCAGGGCCCCAGTACCTAGCAGGGCCAGGTCTCTCCAGTATCACGTTGTCCTTGGCCTCACCCAGAGCCTCACCCCAGACAAGCCAGGCCCTGCCTCCAGAACTTCTGCCCAGCAGGGCCCTGCCTGGCGCCACGACCTCAGTTCAGTCAGGTCCCACCCCAGGGGAGCTGCAGGGGTCCTTTCCCCAAAGTCCCGCCCCAGGTCCCGTTCTGGGATCTAGGTTCCAGGCCCACCTCCAGGATAACCGTGGGTGGTCGCGCATAGTTCCAGAAGCTGAAGTGATTCCAGAAGTAGGCAGTGTTCGCATCCTCATAGTCGGGGGACGTCTTCTCTAGGTCGATGGAGGCTCCTGGAGCAGGGAGAAGCAACCACTCAGGGGCTCCTAGGCCTGACCAACAGCTGGGGCAGGGTCTGTCTGAGGTTGGTCTCCTGGAGCCGGTCATGTGCATAGTTCTGTCGGtgtctctgagtctcagtctctCAGTGTCTCTGGGTCTTACCCACAGAGCTCAGCGCATAGTCGGGTTTCCGCACAAAGTCCTCACTCAGCCTCTGGAATACGAGTTTGGCCACTCTCTGAAAAGAGAGAGGGCGGGGCCTGGAGGGGCGGGTCTTGCGGGCAGCTTTTATAGTGGGGCAGAGTTCTCTGGGCATAGACTTTGTGGGCCCCGGAGAAATTCCGAAGGCGGGGCTCTAGGCAGGGCCTTAAGGCTCAGGACCCAGGGAGCGGAGCTGCAAGGTGGGCCGGGACTGTGCAATGGGCGGAGCCACGGGGCCAGGCTCCTGGGGCCGGAGCTCCTGGACCTGGTTCTGAGAACAGGATGAGTCTGCGGGGCTCACCTCGCTGTTGGCTGCGCGAACGCTGGACACCTCCTTGTGGAGTTTAACCAGCTcagcctggagctgctgcagctgctgtccCTGGGAAAGCACGCGCTCGTGGTATTCGCTGCAGGCAGAAGGTTGGCACGGTGCAGTTGGCTCCCTGTCCCCCTGGACACTTCAGCACCTTTGAGGCCCCCAACTCCCCACCCCAGGTGCCCTCTCTCACCTTAGAGTCAGCATCTCCTTAGGTTCCTgttggagggaggagggagggacaaaaTACAGTGCTGCTGAGCTCCCACCCACCTCTGTTCCCACTTCAGTGTGGGAGGTCAGACTCAAGGGGCCTTGCTTCTGAGGACTGCCaacccctgcccccctgccccccttcccTGACCTTCCAGGACCTCTCAGAGACAGACCCTCAAGCACCTCTGGGCACAATCCCTCAGAAATCTCCTGTTTATATCCAGCCTTTCCTTAGGGTTATAGCTTCCAGCACTGCCCCGCTCCCAGTGGCCCAGGGGACTCCACACAACCTCCAGGTTCACAGCCTGCCAACCACCCACCCTGGGACAGTCTCCCCGACTCACATTCTCCAAAGGAGGGGCCAGGTACAGGAGCCCCCACCAGAGTGCTGGAGAAAGAGGGGGCTGGTctcaggggaagggaagggagagggtttCCCTGGCATAAAGGGGacagtggggagagaagaggcttGAAGGGGCTGAGTCTGAGGGGGCACTAGAAGGCTCTGAAGGGGACTGTGAGGGGCTGTGAGCCTCTGAAGAGACTGAGTGGGCTGAAGGATACAGGAGAAAATGTGCCAGGTTTGCCTCCAAAGCAGCCAGGGCTGAGACCCTAGGGAATTCACCGCCCTCTCACCTGCCAGAAAGAGGCTCAGCAGTGACACAGCCGTGAGCAGGAAGCGGATGGAACAGACCTCCCTGAAGAACCGGAGGGACGCTGAGGCCCGGATACCCTAGCGAACCCCACAGACCCCACCCCAGTGTCCTAGACCCAGCTCCTGTGAACACAGGTGTGAATCGGCTCAAGCCTCAGCCGGGtctggccctgctccccaccccctcaaggagcagcccctggggctcccctttccctccctctgacCTGTACACACTGACCAGCACACCTCCTACCAGGGATAACAACACGCTCAGCACCTGGAAGAGTGGGCCTGAGGAGAAGAGAGGGGGCTCAGAGAAGGGACTAGGCTTAGGGAACGGGAGAGGTGAGGGGCTCACAGAGCGTGGTGTTCGAGGTTCAGAAGGGGCTTAGGAAGGGGGCTTGGGGAAAGGGGCTCAGGAACAGCGGTGTGGGCTAGGAGAATTAGATGCGGGCAAGGAGAATGAGTTGGATTctcattctttgagaagatggaTCTGGCTCAGAGAAAGGGCTGGAGAATCAGACACGGGCCGGGGGCTCAGAACTGAAAACAGGGCTCCAAAGGTGAGAAATGGAATTAGGAGAGGGGGGCCGGAGGGGATCTGGGCTGGCCTGGCCCGTACTCAGGAAGCTCTTGGACACTCGCGGGGGAGGTATCTCCTGCCTCAGATCCAGAGTTGAGAGAAGGTCGAGCTGCTCCTCAGGGACACCGGGAGAGCCAGCCGGTTCTGCGGGAGCCCAAGGGGCTCCATTGGGGCCTTGCGCACCGCAGGCCCGCTGTTTCCCCGGCACCTGGCCGCAGGTTCCCCAGCCCAGAAGCAGAGCAGCCTCAGAGGATTTGGTCCAACCGCAGCCCCGTCCCGGGTCTCTCGCAGCACTCTTAGGCCCCGCGCCCGGAAAGCTCAGTCTAGCCGTGGTCCCACCTCTCAAACGgtggccccgcccccagccttaGGTCTTGATACGGCCCTATTTCCCTGGTAGCCACTCATGCTTAACACCGAGGCCGCGCCTCCTCAGTGGTGCCCAATCACAAGActttccccgcccctccccgggaCCATGCACCACACCGGGGCCCCGCCTTGGGGCATCTTATCTAGTGCCTCCTCTTTTCACCCTACAGGTCCCGCCCCTTAGGAGGCGCCCAGATAGTTTTATCCCGCTTCCGCGCCAAGGCCCACCCCTTAGGCCCCACCCACTCCCTCCTCTCACCCGGGTTCGACCCCGCCCTCacccgaggccccgcccctcacggTTGCCGCGCCACAGGCGGTCGGCCCATTGTGGTTCCGAGGCGCCGGCTTCAGCCGAGAGCTTTCAGCCCTTGCGGTTCTTCTGGGCACTCCAGCACTCAAGGCgggctcaccgcagctagagccCCGGGCTCTTCTGCCCTCGGGCTCCCCGGGCTCCGGCCCAGCTGACTGGTGCCCGCAGCTGTCCCCCGAGGTGACGCTCACAGAGCTGTTGCTATTGTCGCTGTAGAAGTTGGGCGTGTGCTTCTGCGGGAACGCGGCAGAGCCCGGGCGGGGTCTTCGCCGCATCCTAACCCCGGGCTGCCCCCCTCACGGACGCCAAAGTCACCGCCTGAGCCTCGGCCCTCCCTCAGCAGGTGCGCGCCGCCGGGAACCCAAGGACTCTGCGTGCAGCCGGCGTGCCCCGCGGCCTGACCCAACCCTCTCCCCTATATCTGGGCCTGGCTGCTGACTTCATAGAGGAGACCGGGGTCTCCGCCGAACGCTCTGGTGTGGCGTCACAGAGCTAGTCGTGACGTCACTGGGGAGCCTTGGCAGTCTCTCTTATTCTTTCCCAGGTTATAAAGCAAGCAATGACATCACAGCACTTCCCAGAACACCCCGTCCAAAACTACACTCTGCGTAAAAGAATTTCTATCCCccttcctgctttgtttttctccttagcacttattACTGACAtgctatgtgttttctttttcttctttctttcttccttccttctttctttctttctttctttttctttctttctttctttcttccttccttcctttctctctctctctctctctctctctctctctttctttctttctttctttttgtgaaggcagggatttttgttttgttctctactGTATCCTCCAGCGCCTAGATAGGCCTAGCATGTGGTAGGTGCTCAAATATCTGTGAACGAATAAATGTTAAGGAGCAAGGGATCACCCACAGCACTTCTCAATAAAGTCTTTTAGTTTCTTAGTCTCTTTTGCTCTACAACCCTTCAGGCCCCTCCTCTCATCCTAGTCATTAGGCCAGAGAACTCTGACCTCAGGGATCTGTGGGCTCCTCTCCCAGACCCATATTCACCAGGGGTCTGTGGGGTGAGAATTCAGTACCCAGCAATCTCCATACCCACACTCAGACCATCTGAATCACCTAGAAGGGAATGAGGAATCACACATGATCACAGCCAAGAGACCAGATGTTCCCAAACTCCTGCTGTGCAACAGGATAGTACCAGTGCATCTTATAGAAATTCAGGTTCCCAGGCACACATTGAGATATTACTTTAGCATTTCTAGAGTGGGTGCAGGaatgttcatgtatttttttaaagatttatttattatttatatattttatttatttttggatgtgtcaggtctcagttgtggcacgcaggctcttccttgcggtgcgtggactcccctctagttgtggcacgagggttttctcttctctagttgaggcacgcgagctcagtagttgtggcatgcgggcttaattgcccagaggcatgtgggatcttagttcgcagaccaggcattgaacccaggtcccctgcattgtaaggcggattctttaccactggaccaccagggaagtcccagaatgtgcatttttaaaataaattatttatttatttatttatttatttatctttggctatgctgggtctttgttgctgcacgcgggctttcttttttttagttgcagtgagcgggggctactcttcgttgcggtgcgcaggcctctcattgcggtggcttctcttgtcgcggagcacaggctctaggcgtgcgcgggcttcagtagttgtggcacgtgggctcagtagttgtggcacacgggctctagagcgcaggctcagtagttgtggcgcacgggcttagttgctctgcggcatgtgggatcttcccagaccagggctcgaacccgtgtcccctgcactggcaggcggattcttaaccactacgccaccagggaagcccaaaatgtgcatttttaacaaCCACATGTGTGATCCTGATTAGGGACCATACTCTGAAAAGCAGTGCAGTTCATCCTGTGCATATTACACAGCTAGGCAAATAGATCCAGAGAGGGGAAAGGATTTTCCGGAGACCAAAGATTAGAATTCCAAAATCCTGCCCTGGAGTTCAGTACTCACCAGTAAACCACCAGTAAACCCCAAGTGAAGGACCTCTAGCTTTTGGTTAAGAAGTGTTTTGAACACCTGCTATGTACAAGCTAGGGACACACATTCAATCACTCATtaaattcaataaatgtgttgaGTGCCTCCATGCTAATGCTGGGAGCTAGagtattcatttattaatacatCCATTCGGGCAGTGTTTTGAGGGTTTGCAACGTGCCAGACCCTGAGCTGGACATTGAGGACAGTGAGGTGAACAAGGAACAACATGAGGTTCCATGTCCTTGAGTCCTCACAGGCTAGCAGAGACCAGCCTGGGGTCTGGCCCTCTCCCCTTGCCTCCATCCCCACCCTGTCGCAGCTCCCACCCTACAAGCAGGTAGGAAGGAGTCTGAAGCTGGTGCAGGCAGGGAGGACTGAGCTGACCACAGGGACCTTACCCCTATCTCTCTGTCTTCCCACTTCCTCCCTACCCGTGACCCCCAGGCCTGCTGATTTTGTGTTTGACTAAAGGGCAGGGATTGCTGAACCTGCTGGGTGAGTCCAGTCAGTCAGAGGCGATTCAGGTGGGTGGGCAAGTGGGCAGGAGGGCAAgcaggcagaggcagagccagtgGCCCTGGGACAATGGCTCTGACCGTGTGTGTGCGGTGACTGACAGGGCTGCCGGGCACCCATGACCAACAAGTGAGGCTCAGCTTTCGAGGTGAGGTTTGCAGGGGTGCTCTGAGAATTTTTGGAACTGGGGAGCTCCAGTTCCTCCATtccccaggccccccaccccatccctagGCATCTCTACAGCCTGTCCCCTTTCTCCCCAAGCCCAATGTCTCCaactctctgcttccttccctccctatcTTCTATGTCTCTTTAAGGGTGAGTCCAGGGGGATTAGACCCTGGGCCAAGGGTGAATGGAGGGATGATGTTTTGTGTGCGTGGGGAGGAGCTGATAAATGACTAGATTCAATTCTGAGCAGGTTTTATCCAGAAAACAAGGAGAATTCACTGTGGTCAAGAAGCAAATATCGGTGAGGTCAGTGGGGTTGGATTCTGGATGGGGAGAAGCCGATCTGTGCCCCATCTGAGTCCATCCTGGGTTTGGGAGGTTTATTCCTGGCTTTGGGAGGTATAGTCTCAGGAGGTGGGGTTGATTTCCGGCTAGAGAGGTTAGACTCAGTTTGGGCAAGTCAGAATCAAGacgggggcaaaaaaaaaaaaaaatggggtggATTAGTTCTTGATTGGTAGTTAGCCCCAGATCAGCCCTAGTTTGGGAGGGTTGGTTCCAGGTTTAGGAGATCAGTCATAGAGTTAGCTCTCAGTTTTTAGGATTGGCTCCTATTTCAGGCTTGGGAATAGGCTCTGGATTAGGGGTCAGTGTCAGCCCAGCATTGGGTGTCATAAGGTTCCTCCTATTCCCGGCTGTTCCGTTGGCCACACTATGGGGCTCCACTGGCTGGGGAGTGACTGTCTGCACAGGTGGTCAACTGCAGCCGTGTGTTCAGCCCCAGGTGAGCAGGTCTGGGGAGCCAAGGATGCAAGTAGGGGTAGAGGGTGGCTTGCGACCATTCTCCTGGGTCATTCTTCTGCTTCATGCCACACACCCAGGTCTCTAGGGACGCTGGTGATCTCCCTGCAGCAGCTACAGACTCCAGGGCATCTGGTGCTTCAGGAGGCCCTAGTGGATGAGAATCTGCACGTGTCCCCGGTGAGTTCCGTCAGCCCCCAGCCTGCCACCCCCAAGCCTGAGAGTCCCTCTAGATAGAGGGTTCCGTTTGTCCGAGGGGAAAACCCAGACCCAGACAGGAGTGGTAACAAGGCCTCTGAGACAGGGCGCCTTTCATTACTGCCCCCAGGCCAAGATTCCAGTTCAGCTCTGAGGGCCAGGGTTGTGTGGCAAGGGGAGAAGATAAGGAGCTCCGTGCTGCTCCCTGACCCTGTACCAGGCATAGCTCCTGTGGGGGACGAAGATGAACCTGGCTGGATTTTCCTGGTGTTTCATGGAGGGGCAGTACAGCCTGGTAGAAAtgaacctgggttcaaatctcgaGTCCACCACTTCCCAGCTGAgaacttggacaagttattcAGCTTCTCTAGGCTGTTTCCTCACTTACCTTATGTGGAATTGTACAAAATGTCCAGCTTTTCATTCAGTCTGTTGTCATTCGCTGAGCTCTGATTATAAGCCTAGTGCAGTGCTGAGCAATGACGATTGAGTGGTGAACAAAACCAGATAAGGACTTGCCCTCTTAGAGCTCCGTATCTGAAGAGAGAGGcaaacattaaacaaatattcacacaaataaatgtaaaattgccACGGATGGGTGTTACAAAAGAGCTGGTAGGGGGCTGGGAGAATGTATAACAGAGGGATGTGACCTATTTGGGGTTCAGAAAAGGTTCCCTGAGGAAGTAATGTTTGAGCTTGGAATTGAAGGATGTGATAGGAGATAAATAAGTGGGAGAAGAGAATGTTCCAGGCGGAAGAACCAGCATATGCAAAAGCCCAGCGCCCTGAGAGAGCATAACCAGGGTGCAGGGCAGGAGCAGACCCCATAAGGGATGGGGCTGGAAATGTTGGCAGGGACCAGATCACGCAGAGCTGTGAAAGCCACATTAATGGA
This region of Physeter macrocephalus isolate SW-GA chromosome 14, ASM283717v5, whole genome shotgun sequence genomic DNA includes:
- the SPAG4 gene encoding sperm-associated antigen 4 protein: MRRRPRPGSAAFPQKHTPNFYSDNSNSSVSVTSGDSCGHQSAGPEPGEPEGRRARGSSCGEPALSAGVPRRTARAESSRLKPAPRNHNGPTACGAATVRGGASEPAGSPGVPEEQLDLLSTLDLRQEIPPPRVSKSFLSPLFQVLSVLLSLVGGVLVSVYREVCSIRFLLTAVSLLSLFLAALWWGLLYLAPPLENEPKEMLTLSEYHERVLSQGQQLQQLQAELVKLHKEVSSVRAANSERVAKLVFQRLSEDFVRKPDYALSSVGASIDLEKTSPDYEDANTAYFWNHFSFWNYARPPTVILEPDVFPGNCWAFEGDQGQVVIQLPGRVQLSDITLQHPPPSVAHTRGAKSAPRDFAVYGLQVDDETEVFLGKFTFDVEKSEIQTFHLENDPPTAFPKVKIQILSNWGHPHFTCLYRVRAHGIQTSEGSGDSATGGAH